One region of Flavobacterium sp. GSB-24 genomic DNA includes:
- a CDS encoding glycoside hydrolase family 31 protein — protein MLLIYSFGLSAQNILSTVTSLPNEKWYGAYTAKAFCNTPLKDITFQPYGPDEKLNNLGTDNRGNQAAPLLISNKGRYIWSDQPFAFELKQGNVVLHSDFEKINAVSSGSSLRDAYLGAMKLHFPASGKTPDELMFKMPQYNMWIELNYNQDQPKILKYAADILANNFPSGVFMIDDIWSKDYGNFDFDTSKFSDPKGMVEELHQKGFKVMLWLTPFVSPDGKEFGYLSKNKALVLKKDSARPAIIKWWNGYSGCLDLSQPFAVDWLRSKLTKLQTSYNIDGFKFDAVDSDFYTKGSKVFSNEDTNTSGPVQAELFGKLGAEFKFNEFRAGWKNGNQPLAQRLQDKGYSWDELKILIPDMVSAGLIGHPFTCPDMIGGGLLSNFENIDYSKFDQELMVRSAQIQALMPMMQFSVAPWRVLDEKHLVIVREAAQLHAKMGDYIVGLAQKAAIDGEPIVRHLEYSFPNQGFESCDTQFMLGEKYLVAPMVVKGNTRSVKLPKGNWIDDLGKKYKGGQAITIEVPLNRLPYFILQK, from the coding sequence GTGCTCTTGATTTACTCATTTGGATTATCGGCACAAAATATACTTTCAACCGTTACCTCCCTTCCTAATGAAAAATGGTATGGAGCGTATACCGCAAAGGCATTCTGCAACACACCGCTGAAGGATATTACCTTTCAGCCCTACGGACCGGATGAAAAATTAAACAATTTGGGTACAGACAATCGCGGTAACCAGGCAGCACCACTTTTAATTTCCAATAAAGGACGCTATATTTGGAGCGACCAACCTTTTGCTTTTGAATTGAAGCAAGGCAATGTGGTCCTTCATTCCGATTTTGAAAAGATAAATGCAGTTTCTTCTGGTTCATCGCTTCGTGATGCCTATCTGGGGGCAATGAAACTACATTTTCCTGCCTCGGGCAAAACTCCTGATGAACTGATGTTCAAAATGCCACAATACAATATGTGGATTGAGCTAAATTACAATCAGGACCAGCCAAAAATATTAAAATATGCAGCGGATATTCTAGCCAATAATTTTCCTTCAGGCGTCTTTATGATTGATGATATCTGGTCGAAAGACTATGGAAACTTTGATTTTGATACTTCTAAATTCTCTGATCCCAAAGGCATGGTGGAAGAACTTCATCAAAAAGGTTTTAAAGTTATGTTATGGCTAACCCCTTTTGTCAGCCCTGATGGGAAAGAGTTTGGATATTTGTCAAAAAACAAAGCCCTTGTGCTGAAGAAAGACTCAGCCAGACCTGCCATTATTAAATGGTGGAATGGATACAGTGGCTGTTTGGACTTAAGCCAGCCGTTTGCTGTTGATTGGTTGAGGTCTAAACTGACCAAACTCCAGACATCCTATAATATTGACGGCTTTAAGTTCGATGCCGTTGATTCTGATTTCTACACAAAAGGATCAAAGGTGTTCTCTAATGAAGACACCAATACCAGCGGTCCTGTGCAGGCAGAACTATTTGGAAAACTGGGAGCGGAGTTTAAATTTAATGAATTTAGAGCAGGATGGAAAAACGGAAATCAGCCTCTCGCGCAACGTCTTCAGGATAAGGGATATTCGTGGGATGAATTAAAAATATTAATTCCCGATATGGTATCTGCTGGATTAATAGGGCATCCTTTTACGTGTCCGGATATGATAGGAGGAGGTCTACTGTCTAATTTCGAGAATATTGATTATTCAAAATTCGATCAGGAATTGATGGTTCGTTCAGCTCAGATTCAGGCATTAATGCCAATGATGCAGTTTTCTGTTGCTCCATGGAGGGTCTTGGATGAAAAACATTTAGTAATTGTAAGAGAAGCTGCTCAGCTGCATGCGAAAATGGGTGATTACATAGTTGGGTTGGCACAAAAAGCCGCGATTGATGGTGAGCCAATTGTGCGTCATCTTGAATATTCGTTTCCTAATCAGGGTTTTGAGTCTTGTGACACGCAGTTTATGCTAGGTGAAAAATATTTGGTTGCTCCTATGGTAGTAAAAGGAAATACAAGATCTGTAAAACTGCCTAAAGGAAATTGGATAGATGATTTAGGAAAGAAATATAAAGGAGGTCAGGCTATCACTATTGAAGTCCCTTTAAACCGTCTGCCGTATTTTATACTGCAGAAATAA
- a CDS encoding glycoside hydrolase family 2 TIM barrel-domain containing protein, with protein sequence MNSNKINRKGMPYMYMLLFLLVSIAGIKAQERLLKTPGTFAVGVNYWSSHAGTHMWKDWKPEIIEKDFKQLSENGIKVLRVFPLWPDFQPLHIVYGGRGEVKYFADKNEQPLPLADNGSDGMSEEQLKHFEILADLAQKYNLKLVVGLITGWMSGQLYVPPALEGKDIMTDPAALVWQQKFVASFVKRLKNKPAIIAWDFGNECNEMQKLENNNQAYLWSSVISGAIKSEDTTRPVISGMHSLQAEKNAVWRIIDQAATTDILTTHPYSLWTRFTSQDPINSMRTILHAAAETRLYGDIGGKPALTEETGVMGPMTGGEKEKAAFARTALFSNWAHDCMGTFWWCAYDQLSFKYPPYNYASVEAELGLIKEDRTLKPVMNVFKDFSSFIDKLPFKTLPARKTEAVCILTEGQDIWSVAYSSFVLAKQAGFDFQFQKADKEIVDAPLYLLPSLKGIDPFYKDYWFKLLEKVKNGATLYMSLDDAYLPTFNEPLDIEVLTNMKRRGSVGFNAIIDGSVLNFSTKSERKLAINPKNATVLASEEDGNPLFLKTSYGKGFIYLLTFPLENNLTTTVGAFDKEQPAYAAIYKEIAKPLINKRILKQSNSFIGTTEHEISAGEKVVILINYSAENSTAEIKIKEGWNVKSALYGSKPSGSSLTIAANDAVVLMLKKQ encoded by the coding sequence ATGAACAGTAATAAGATAAACAGGAAGGGTATGCCTTATATGTATATGCTGCTGTTCTTGTTGGTAAGCATTGCAGGTATCAAAGCACAGGAGAGACTGCTTAAAACTCCGGGTACTTTTGCAGTTGGGGTTAATTATTGGTCCTCACATGCAGGAACTCACATGTGGAAGGACTGGAAACCCGAGATTATAGAAAAAGATTTCAAACAGCTTTCTGAAAACGGAATCAAGGTCTTAAGGGTGTTTCCGCTCTGGCCGGATTTCCAACCGCTGCATATAGTCTATGGTGGCCGTGGAGAGGTTAAATATTTTGCCGACAAGAACGAGCAACCACTGCCTTTGGCAGACAACGGAAGCGATGGCATGAGCGAAGAGCAATTAAAGCATTTTGAGATTTTGGCTGATCTGGCACAGAAGTATAACTTAAAATTAGTTGTGGGACTTATTACAGGATGGATGAGCGGACAATTATATGTTCCGCCTGCTTTGGAAGGAAAGGATATCATGACCGATCCAGCAGCATTGGTCTGGCAACAGAAATTTGTTGCTTCTTTTGTCAAACGTTTAAAAAACAAACCTGCTATTATTGCGTGGGATTTTGGAAATGAATGTAATGAAATGCAGAAATTAGAAAATAATAATCAGGCCTATTTATGGTCGTCTGTTATTTCCGGTGCCATTAAAAGTGAAGACACTACAAGACCTGTCATATCGGGTATGCACAGCTTGCAGGCAGAGAAAAATGCCGTATGGAGAATTATAGACCAGGCCGCAACAACCGATATTTTAACCACCCATCCGTATTCTTTATGGACCAGGTTTACTAGTCAGGACCCAATTAATTCTATGCGGACGATTTTACATGCCGCGGCTGAAACAAGATTGTACGGAGATATTGGCGGGAAACCAGCCCTGACAGAAGAAACAGGAGTTATGGGACCTATGACAGGTGGTGAAAAAGAAAAGGCTGCTTTTGCCAGAACTGCTTTGTTTTCTAATTGGGCACATGATTGTATGGGTACATTTTGGTGGTGCGCGTATGATCAGCTCAGTTTTAAATATCCGCCTTACAATTATGCTTCTGTTGAAGCTGAGTTAGGACTTATTAAAGAAGATAGAACACTTAAACCGGTTATGAACGTCTTTAAGGATTTCAGCAGCTTCATTGATAAGCTTCCCTTTAAAACACTGCCAGCGAGAAAAACAGAGGCGGTATGTATTTTAACCGAGGGACAGGACATATGGTCTGTAGCCTATTCCAGTTTTGTTCTCGCTAAGCAGGCAGGCTTTGATTTTCAATTCCAAAAGGCCGATAAGGAAATAGTTGATGCCCCATTATATTTGCTGCCTTCCCTAAAAGGAATCGATCCTTTTTACAAGGATTACTGGTTTAAGCTTTTGGAAAAGGTTAAAAATGGCGCGACATTATATATGTCACTGGATGATGCCTATCTGCCTACGTTTAATGAACCTTTGGATATTGAAGTTCTAACCAATATGAAACGCAGGGGGTCGGTGGGTTTTAATGCCATTATAGATGGATCAGTGCTGAATTTCAGTACAAAATCAGAACGTAAATTAGCAATAAATCCTAAAAATGCAACCGTACTGGCTTCCGAGGAAGATGGTAATCCGTTGTTTTTAAAAACCAGTTATGGAAAAGGTTTTATTTACCTGCTGACCTTTCCGCTTGAAAACAACCTTACCACCACCGTTGGGGCTTTTGATAAAGAACAGCCTGCCTATGCAGCGATATATAAAGAAATTGCCAAACCGCTAATCAACAAGCGCATTTTAAAGCAGTCTAATTCTTTTATTGGTACAACTGAGCATGAGATTTCTGCCGGTGAGAAAGTAGTTATTCTTATTAATTACAGTGCAGAGAATAGTACTGCTGAAATTAAAATAAAAGAGGGCTGGAATGTAAAATCAGCATTATACGGCAGTAAGCCTTCAGGATCATCTTTAACTATCGCTGCTAATGATGCAGTTGTTTTGATGTTGAAAAAGCAATAG
- a CDS encoding beta-L-arabinofuranosidase domain-containing protein: MKIFNTGILILVFCLTAIKASAQNFVIEGPWKISFEDKSEFSQMQYNDLSWEELKDLQWSDDHKTTANRTLWIRKKVIIPSSLQSEFKKTGLLTLSMGKILQTDDTYLNGKLLGSTGSGDTYRNYLVSREDILWDKENTIAIRVGHWGSFKISKTPAFIAAAPANFFAYKTNLSNADTKAPIQNKDLEYQLIVANKSPNIISGVIQADFYNFQGNKIYTAQKQTSLVVGETQIGFPYKTKTSFVKVVYTVSIASMEYIKKWNAEYGFEDIVYKRALPAVNYKAEQKYVPSDLNKIAIQGWLGEKIKANTEKRLYQVDEDALLAGFINRPGNHSWIGEHVGKFLEAACNSYENHPTTVLKNQIDRTAQQLIGAQLSDGYLGTYDMDSHWTSWDVWSHRYDLMGLLRYYELSGFKPALNSSEKIGDLIMKTFGTEKGQKDIVKAGGHVGMAATCILESMAELYRFSGDKKYLDYCYTVIKAFDNAGGPKIITTLNAEQRVDKVANAKAYEMMSNFLGITKLYRLTGDQQFLEPILTAWNDIVANRLYITGTTSSFEHFQDDHVLPASDKDNMGEGCVTTTWVQLNYQLFCITGQIKYLDELERSIYNHLTGAENPQTGAVSYYTPLVGKKPYRSVITCCMSSVPRGIAMIPLFGNGSLNHNPVFLLYQPGTYSTTSGSDKISFTTTGDFLKDEKVLITVNNNAKSHFPVEFRKPYWTADFTIKVNGQKQTETNTEIISIDRVWKKGDQIEIWFHLPIILLQGGKSYPDQVALQRGPQILAFDKSLNGDLDLSAISVNPKDLELQFSGFSLPKNWIGGEIFKVKAEAKNGPQDVLLVPYADAGQSGGVISTWIKTIK; the protein is encoded by the coding sequence ATGAAAATATTTAATACCGGCATTTTAATTTTAGTTTTTTGTCTGACAGCAATAAAGGCTTCAGCACAAAACTTCGTTATAGAAGGACCCTGGAAAATTTCTTTTGAGGATAAAAGCGAATTCAGCCAGATGCAATATAATGATCTTTCCTGGGAAGAGTTAAAGGATCTGCAGTGGAGCGACGATCATAAGACAACTGCAAACAGGACGCTTTGGATTCGCAAGAAAGTCATAATTCCATCTTCACTTCAGTCAGAATTCAAAAAAACAGGATTGCTTACCTTGAGCATGGGTAAAATTCTGCAGACAGACGACACTTACTTAAATGGAAAGCTGCTGGGTTCTACCGGATCAGGGGATACCTATAGAAATTACCTTGTTTCCAGAGAGGATATTTTATGGGACAAGGAAAATACAATTGCCATCAGGGTAGGACATTGGGGATCCTTTAAAATTTCAAAAACGCCTGCCTTTATCGCTGCTGCACCTGCCAATTTTTTTGCTTATAAAACAAACCTCAGCAATGCAGACACAAAAGCGCCAATCCAGAATAAAGATTTGGAGTACCAATTGATTGTGGCAAACAAATCCCCAAATATCATTTCAGGAGTAATACAGGCAGATTTTTATAATTTTCAGGGCAATAAGATTTATACTGCACAAAAACAAACATCACTTGTCGTTGGAGAGACTCAAATAGGATTTCCTTATAAAACCAAAACTTCTTTTGTGAAAGTAGTTTACACTGTGTCTATTGCTTCAATGGAATATATTAAGAAGTGGAATGCAGAGTATGGGTTTGAAGACATCGTTTATAAAAGGGCTCTGCCTGCGGTCAATTATAAAGCCGAGCAAAAATATGTTCCGTCTGACTTAAACAAGATTGCGATTCAGGGCTGGCTTGGCGAAAAAATAAAAGCAAATACAGAGAAGCGCCTTTATCAAGTAGATGAGGATGCATTGCTGGCAGGTTTTATCAATCGTCCGGGAAATCATTCGTGGATAGGGGAACACGTTGGCAAATTTTTGGAAGCAGCCTGCAATTCGTATGAAAACCATCCCACGACTGTATTGAAAAATCAGATCGACAGGACTGCCCAACAGCTTATAGGGGCACAGTTATCAGACGGTTATTTGGGAACATATGATATGGACAGCCATTGGACCAGCTGGGATGTCTGGAGCCACCGTTATGATCTGATGGGATTACTACGTTATTATGAACTGTCGGGATTCAAACCAGCACTCAATTCCAGTGAGAAAATAGGCGATCTGATCATGAAAACCTTTGGCACTGAGAAAGGACAGAAAGACATCGTAAAGGCAGGAGGCCATGTGGGCATGGCAGCAACTTGTATTTTGGAATCTATGGCCGAACTGTATCGCTTTTCGGGCGATAAAAAATACCTGGATTATTGTTATACGGTGATCAAAGCTTTTGATAATGCAGGCGGACCGAAAATCATAACCACGTTGAATGCAGAACAAAGAGTCGATAAAGTTGCCAATGCCAAAGCCTATGAAATGATGTCGAACTTTTTAGGTATAACAAAATTGTATCGTCTCACGGGCGATCAGCAATTTCTGGAGCCTATACTGACCGCTTGGAATGATATTGTTGCCAACAGGTTGTATATAACCGGCACGACAAGCTCTTTTGAACATTTTCAGGATGATCATGTTCTCCCTGCAAGTGATAAGGACAATATGGGAGAAGGCTGTGTAACCACTACCTGGGTACAGCTCAATTACCAATTATTCTGCATTACAGGGCAGATTAAATATCTCGACGAATTGGAACGTTCAATTTATAATCATCTAACAGGGGCAGAAAACCCGCAGACAGGAGCAGTCAGTTATTATACGCCTTTGGTGGGTAAAAAACCATATCGCAGTGTCATTACCTGTTGCATGAGCAGTGTGCCAAGAGGAATTGCCATGATACCGCTGTTTGGTAACGGAAGCCTAAACCACAACCCGGTTTTTCTATTGTATCAGCCTGGAACATATAGCACGACTTCAGGAAGTGATAAAATTTCTTTTACCACGACAGGAGATTTTCTTAAAGATGAAAAAGTACTTATTACTGTGAACAATAATGCTAAAAGTCACTTTCCAGTTGAATTTAGAAAGCCATACTGGACTGCTGATTTTACTATCAAGGTAAATGGTCAAAAGCAAACAGAGACTAATACTGAAATCATTTCTATCGACAGGGTTTGGAAAAAAGGGGATCAAATAGAGATCTGGTTTCATTTGCCAATTATACTACTTCAGGGAGGTAAAAGCTACCCCGATCAGGTAGCCTTGCAGCGCGGTCCTCAAATACTGGCCTTCGATAAGAGCCTTAACGGTGATCTGGATTTGAGCGCTATTAGCGTAAATCCAAAAGATCTTGAATTGCAGTTCTCGGGTTTTTCTTTGCCGAAGAATTGGATAGGAGGTGAAATATTTAAAGTGAAAGCAGAAGCTAAAAATGGCCCGCAAGATGTTTTGTTAGTGCCCTATGCTGATGCGGGGCAAAGTGGCGGGGTTATTTCCACGTGGATTAAAACAATAAAATAA
- the rbsK gene encoding ribokinase has translation MNKSKIIVVGSSNTDMVLRTERFPKPGETILGGDFYIFQGGKGANQAVAAARAGADVKFICRVGSDTFGYNAMAHYNQENIDISCIAQDQDAPTGVAVITVNSEGENSIIVASGANALLRPNDVLAGIEKAADSKWIITQLESPIEVVADLARHAKINNKYLILNPAPAAILPNEVYDGLFLITPNQTETELLTGIKVTDAISAGKAAEIFKSRGVQNTIITMGSKGAYVSAESFKDLIESPRVNAVDTTAAGDIFNGALIVALSEDRGWKEAVEFACKAAAVSVTRMGAQISAPFREEITI, from the coding sequence ATGAACAAGAGTAAAATAATTGTAGTAGGAAGTTCTAATACCGATATGGTTTTAAGAACAGAAAGATTTCCAAAACCAGGCGAGACGATTCTTGGAGGTGATTTTTACATTTTTCAAGGAGGAAAAGGTGCCAACCAGGCTGTTGCAGCTGCCAGAGCCGGAGCCGATGTTAAATTTATCTGCAGAGTCGGAAGCGATACTTTTGGATACAATGCCATGGCGCATTATAATCAGGAAAATATTGATATAAGCTGTATTGCACAGGATCAGGATGCACCTACGGGTGTGGCTGTAATAACAGTTAATTCTGAGGGTGAGAATTCCATCATAGTGGCGTCAGGAGCCAATGCATTACTTAGACCAAATGATGTATTGGCGGGGATTGAAAAAGCAGCTGATTCCAAATGGATTATTACACAGCTGGAATCGCCTATAGAGGTTGTTGCAGACCTTGCAAGACATGCTAAAATAAACAATAAATACCTGATATTAAATCCTGCTCCTGCAGCGATTTTACCTAATGAAGTGTATGATGGATTATTTCTAATTACACCCAATCAGACCGAAACAGAACTGCTGACAGGAATTAAAGTTACCGATGCCATTTCAGCGGGAAAGGCTGCAGAAATTTTCAAATCAAGAGGAGTACAAAATACCATCATTACCATGGGAAGCAAAGGCGCTTACGTGTCTGCTGAATCTTTTAAGGATCTTATTGAATCTCCAAGAGTAAATGCAGTTGATACAACAGCTGCCGGAGATATTTTTAACGGTGCCCTTATTGTTGCTTTGTCTGAAGATAGAGGCTGGAAAGAAGCAGTTGAATTTGCCTGCAAGGCTGCCGCGGTATCAGTAACAAGAATGGGAGCCCAAATATCTGCACCTTTTAGAGAAGAAATTACAATATAA
- a CDS encoding ADP-ribosylglycohydrolase family protein, with the protein MKLLPSIFTLLFCTVAFGQDIKQRNSSDTHKEVFKISLEDYEDRVHAIWAGQIIATLMALPSEHTVASVKWIDQIQPQLRSRLLDDDWYYEMIAIKGFEKYGTEMTAAELGEMWKENKCGSWGSSAEARKLLDEGVKAPLTGHPLYNRFWFTIGPQFSADVYGALSPGRPNLAGRMARQYGHVNGYAEGADGAVFVATAISLGFIEKDTKTIVRKAASILDDKSPYKKCLNMVIAMAEGGTPVQEILETIEQKWHIEYPNTNNAVANGGIIAACLWFGEGDFLKTVNLASRSLDFTDSDCNAANAAGVIMAMKGTSGIPSGLMQQLGDRIIGDKMGKIEFVPAIDESITELSKRTALIGQKILLKNGASISAKGLSIPLDQIIPQPAELFSLAEYTKTWNPAWQLAGAGFFGPKGGTYLDLDQNVLVTYPRDEVRRLNLSRIINLKQQKELKIIAGSDTDRPWELVVYVDDEKVNSTVIESVSENQKWQEVLVDLKKYQGQEVKIRIFQNVLIKASNKLGGSAYWKNITIL; encoded by the coding sequence ATGAAATTACTTCCATCAATATTCACATTATTATTTTGTACTGTCGCCTTCGGACAAGATATAAAACAACGAAACAGCAGCGATACACATAAAGAAGTTTTTAAGATATCCCTTGAGGATTATGAGGATAGGGTTCACGCTATATGGGCTGGACAGATCATCGCCACACTTATGGCATTGCCTTCTGAGCACACTGTGGCCTCTGTTAAATGGATTGATCAAATCCAGCCACAATTGCGTTCCAGACTTCTTGATGATGATTGGTATTATGAGATGATTGCCATCAAAGGCTTTGAAAAATATGGTACCGAAATGACTGCAGCAGAGCTTGGGGAAATGTGGAAGGAAAATAAATGCGGTTCATGGGGATCCAGTGCTGAAGCCAGAAAACTGCTTGATGAAGGAGTAAAGGCACCTTTAACAGGCCATCCTCTTTATAATAGATTCTGGTTTACAATTGGCCCTCAGTTCAGTGCAGATGTTTATGGTGCATTATCACCCGGAAGGCCTAATCTTGCTGGTCGGATGGCAAGGCAATATGGTCATGTCAACGGATATGCAGAGGGTGCTGACGGGGCAGTTTTTGTAGCTACAGCCATTAGTCTGGGATTTATAGAGAAGGATACCAAAACAATCGTACGTAAAGCAGCTTCGATACTTGATGACAAATCCCCGTACAAAAAATGTCTGAACATGGTCATTGCTATGGCTGAAGGGGGCACACCAGTGCAGGAAATTCTGGAAACTATAGAGCAGAAGTGGCATATTGAATACCCTAATACAAACAATGCTGTTGCAAATGGCGGCATCATAGCAGCCTGCCTGTGGTTTGGAGAGGGGGATTTTTTAAAAACGGTTAATCTGGCATCCAGAAGTCTTGATTTTACAGATTCTGACTGTAATGCTGCCAATGCTGCGGGAGTTATTATGGCAATGAAAGGAACTTCGGGAATCCCTTCCGGATTAATGCAGCAATTAGGTGACAGAATAATTGGAGATAAAATGGGCAAGATTGAATTTGTGCCGGCTATCGATGAAAGTATTACTGAGCTTTCAAAACGGACTGCTTTGATTGGTCAGAAAATTTTATTAAAAAATGGAGCTTCGATATCAGCAAAAGGTCTTTCTATTCCCCTTGATCAAATTATTCCCCAGCCTGCAGAGCTTTTTAGTCTTGCCGAATATACAAAGACTTGGAATCCGGCATGGCAGCTTGCAGGTGCAGGTTTTTTTGGACCAAAGGGCGGCACCTATTTAGATCTTGACCAAAATGTGTTAGTTACTTACCCAAGAGATGAAGTGCGCAGGCTCAATCTAAGCCGTATAATTAATTTAAAACAACAAAAGGAACTAAAAATTATAGCGGGTTCAGATACGGATCGGCCATGGGAACTAGTAGTTTATGTAGACGATGAAAAAGTTAATAGTACTGTTATTGAATCTGTTTCAGAAAACCAAAAATGGCAGGAAGTACTAGTTGATTTGAAAAAATATCAGGGTCAGGAGGTAAAGATAAGAATATTCCAAAATGTATTAATTAAGGCAAGCAACAAGCTTGGCGGGAGTGCCTACTGGAAAAATATCACAATTTTATAA
- a CDS encoding GRP family sugar transporter, with product MFVIHSYNTAILFCFITMLCWGSWANTTKLSSSHWRFELFYWDYAIGILLLSLLMAFTMGSYGNTGMPFLENMAQANKENIFSALIGGIVFNLANILLVSAIALAGMSVAFPVGIGIALILGVLVNYADNPQGNAILLFGGVALIAIAILLNANAYKKVSTIAGSFSVKGLLLAIIAGVLMGFFYKYVAASIYADFTVPESGKLTPYTALVFFALGIVGSNFIFNGLLMRFPFSGTRLSARDYFKGSAKDHLIGIFGGAVWHLGMSFNIIASGMAGSAISYGLGQGATIIAAIWGIFIWKEFADASPGTTRKLYLMLALYLVGILLIILAKK from the coding sequence ATGTTTGTAATTCATTCATATAACACAGCAATTTTATTTTGTTTTATCACCATGCTTTGCTGGGGATCGTGGGCCAATACCACCAAATTAAGTTCTTCGCACTGGCGTTTTGAGCTTTTTTATTGGGATTATGCAATAGGCATTTTGCTTTTGTCATTATTGATGGCCTTTACTATGGGAAGTTACGGCAATACCGGAATGCCATTTTTAGAGAACATGGCACAGGCCAATAAAGAAAATATATTTTCTGCACTTATTGGCGGTATTGTTTTTAATCTCGCCAATATCCTTTTAGTTTCAGCTATTGCCCTAGCCGGTATGAGCGTTGCATTCCCGGTGGGGATAGGAATAGCTTTAATATTAGGAGTTCTGGTAAACTATGCTGACAATCCACAGGGCAATGCAATACTGCTTTTTGGCGGGGTTGCATTAATTGCAATAGCCATTTTACTCAATGCAAACGCCTATAAGAAGGTTTCCACAATTGCAGGATCATTTTCAGTTAAAGGACTTTTGCTTGCTATTATTGCTGGAGTCCTGATGGGCTTTTTCTATAAATATGTTGCTGCTTCGATATATGCTGATTTTACAGTTCCTGAATCGGGTAAACTCACTCCGTACACTGCGCTGGTATTTTTTGCACTGGGTATAGTGGGGAGCAATTTTATTTTTAATGGGCTGTTAATGCGTTTTCCTTTTTCGGGAACCCGCTTAAGTGCCCGTGATTATTTTAAAGGTTCTGCCAAAGATCATCTAATAGGAATTTTTGGTGGTGCTGTCTGGCATCTTGGAATGTCTTTTAATATAATAGCATCTGGCATGGCTGGTTCTGCCATATCGTATGGATTAGGGCAGGGAGCAACAATTATTGCGGCAATCTGGGGAATTTTTATATGGAAAGAATTTGCAGATGCTTCTCCGGGAACCACAAGAAAATTGTATTTAATGCTTGCATTATATCTTGTTGGAATTCTTTTAATCATTCTAGCAAAAAAATAA